In the genome of Blastocatellia bacterium, the window GTCGGATATATTCGCTTCAACATCTTCGTCGTCGGCCTAATGGAACGAATCCGCGCGGCGATTCGGGAGTTGTCCTCGACGCCAGCGCTCATCTTCGATCTGCGGGGAAATCCCGGAGGGATGGGGGGGATGGCGGCCGGCGTGGCCGGGATGCTTTGCGCGCAGCAGACGAGCTTGGGGACGATGAAACTGCGCTCCGGACATTTAAATCTCGCTGTCTTCCCTCAGCCGAATCCTTACACGGGGATCGTCGTCATTTTGATTGACGCGCATACGGGCTCAACGGCGGAGATCTTCGCCGCTGGGTTGCAGGAATTGGGACGCGCTATTGTCGTGGGCGAGCGGAGCGCGGGTGCGGCGCTGCCCTCGCTGTTCGAGCGTTTGCCAACAGGAGCGCTCTTTCAATACGCCATCGCTGACTTTCAAACGCCGAAGGGGGTCTTGATCGAGGGGCGTGGCGTGATCCCAGATGTTGAAGTTCGACTCACGCGACGCGCCCTGCTGGAGGGGAGAGATCCTCAGCTCGAGATGGCTCTTGGCGAGATCGCGCGCCGCCTCGCTATGCAGAAAATCGAGAAAGGAGGCTGAAGCAATGAGACACCGATGGGGCGTGGTCTTCGTGTTGTGCGGCGTCTTATCTTCGTGGGGATGGGCTGGGCAGGAGAAGCCTTCGCAAGCCGTCCCGGTTGAGGTGACGGTCGAGCAGGTGCTTGAACGGTACGTTCAAGCGTGTGGGGGGAAAGAAGCTCTGGAGAAAGTGACGAGTCAAGTTTCTCGTGGGACGGTGGAGATTCCTGCCGTTGGTGTGCGGGGGACATTCGAGTCTTATGCTCAAGCGCCCAACAAGATCGTGATCAGCATCGAGTTGCCGGGATTGGGGGTGATTCAGGAAGGTTTCGATGGCACTGTGGCATGGGCGAAAGATCCGTTCACGGGCGTTCGGGAGAAGGGTGGGCGAGAACTTTCGGCGATGCGACGGGATGCCGATTTCTACAAGCCGCTTCGGTTGAAAGAGCTGTATTCGAAGATCACGCTGAAGGGGAGAGAGACGATGGGCGGAAGCGAGGTGTATGTGCTCGAGGCAACACCGGCAGAGGGGAGTCCCGAGCGGTGGTATTTCGATGTCGCAACCGGATTGCTCAAACGGATAGACACGGAGCGCGAAGGGCCGCAGGGAAGGATCCCAATGGAGATGTACCTCGAGGATTACCGTGAGGTCAATGGCCTTCGGATACCCTTCACGGTGCGACAAGTTTCTTCGGCGTTCTCCTTGATCCTCCGGACCGAGGAGGTGAAGTTCAATGTCCCGATCGAGGGGAGCAAGTTTGCGAAGCCAGCATCGTGATGAGCTTCTCAGTGACGTGACCATCCTCAGGGAGGGCGTGTCGGCGATGAAAAGGAGAGAGATCTTCGGCCTCAGTCTGATGCTCGTAGCGCTCGCGTTTATCGCTTCGGCGCAGATCCATCAAGGGCGGCGTATCGTGACGCCGCGTCTTGTGGCGGATGTCGCTACTGTGCAGCCTGGGCGAGCGTTCACCGTTGGTCTGTATTTTCAGATCGAGCCCGGATGGCACATCTACTGGGAGAACTCGGGAGATGCTGGGCTGCCGATTCGCGTCGCGTGGGCTCTTCCTGAAGGGTTCCGTGTCTCACCGCTGCGATGGCCGACGCCCCGGCGCTATACGGAATCGGGGGGGATGACGGCGTTCGGGTATCAAGATGAAGCGATGGTCTTGGCGACGGTGACCCCACCGGCTTCACTTCCGGGGGAGTCGGTCGTGTTGGAGGCGACGGCGAATTGGCTCGTGTGCAAGGAAGTGTGCCTCCCCGGCACAGCGAAGTTGCAGCTCACATTGCCCATTGGGCGAGTGGAGCCGAGTGCTGAGGCGGAGCTGATCGCGCGCTTCGAACGCGCGGTCCCGCAGCCGATGGATCGGAGTCCGATCCGCGTCGTCAAAGTGGAGTGGGTGCCTCAAGACGCACGTCGGGGGACGTTGCGCCTTGAGCTGGTGGGGCAAGCCGCGGCACAAGAGTTCTTTCCGCGACGTTTGAAAGGCGCGACGATTCAACATGGGGGGGTGCGGGTCTCCGGACGTTCGATCCTCATCCCCATGGAGCTGGAAGCTGAGCAGGCGCTTGGCAATGCGATCAGTGGCGTCGTGGTGACGGAGCGCGGGGCATATGAGCTGCGCGCGGCGCTCGGATCCGTGTTCGTTCCAATCGCTTCTGAACGTGTTGAGTCCGCAAAGCCTACTCCTGCCGAGAGCGTGACGCGCGACGAGACGAGCGAGCCCGAGGTCGTACCAGATGGAAGCGCTGCGGGCGGGACCAATTGGTTGAGCCTGCCGTTCCGCGTGAGGGGACAGGAGGAACGCTCGCATTCGCTGGCGATGATCCTGCTGTTAGCGCTACTTGGCGGGATCATCCTCAACATCACGCCCTGCGTGTTGCCCGTTCTCTCGATTAAGATCCTGGGATTCGTCCATCAAGCGGGAGAGGATCATCGGCGTGTGCGCCTAATGGGGATGAGCTTCGCTGCTGGCGTGCTCGTCTCGCTGTGGGCGTTGGCACTTATTGTGATTGCTCTTCGAGCGACGGGCGAACAAGTGGGATGGGGCTTTCAGTTCCAGTCTCCGACGTTCGTCGTCGCCATCAGCACGGTGGTCTTCATCTTCGCGCTCAATCTCCTCGGCGTCTTCGAATTCCGAAGTCCGAGCGTGCGAACGCGGTGGTTGGAGAAACCGGGTCTGGTGGGCGCATTCTTCAACGGCGTCCTGGCGACGACGTTGGCGACGCCCTGTACGGCGCCCTTTTTGGGCACAGCAGTAGGATTCGCCTTCGCGCAGCCGGGGCGCATTATTGTACTCGTCTTCACGGCGATCGCCGTGGGATTGGCGCTTCCCTATGTCGTGCTCTCGTGGCATCCGCAGTGGTTGCGGTTCGTCCCCCGACCTGGGATGTGGATGGTCCGCTTCAAGCAAGCGATGGGCTTTTTGCTGCTGGGAGCGTTGCTCTGGCTGTTGGATGTGTTGGGGAGTCAACTGGGCGTGGAAGCCGTCATTTGGACGAGCGTCTTTCTTCTCTTTGTGGCCATCGCCGCGTGGATGATTGGGCAATTAGAACCCCATGTCTCAGTGCGGCGGCGATGGGGAACGTGGGGTCTCGCGGCAGCGCTCGTCATCGGCGGTTATGTCTGGGCGTTTGAGAAAGAGCTGCAGTGGCGAGAAGCGCGCGCGCTGGCGTCCGAAGAATCAGCGACAGCGTCGGCTGAGGAGATCGAATGGAAGCCATTCTCGCTGGCCGATATCGAGCGACGCGTGCGGCGCGGGGAGACGGTCTTCATTGATTTCACCGCCGATTGGTGCTGGAACTGTAAGGTGAATGAGCGAACGGTTCTGCACTCGGAAGCTGTTCGCCGAAAGATGCGCGAGTTGCGCGTGACGGCCATTCGGGCCGATTGGACGAATCGAAATCCGGAGATCACGCAGATGCTCAACAAATTCGGCCGATCGGGGGTGCCCTTCTATGTGATCTTCCCGGCCGGCCGATTGACCGAACCGATCACGTTGCCGGAACTTTTGACGCCCGGATTGGTAATTCGGGCGCTTGAAGAAGCCGGACCGAGCCGGGTCGCCGGAGGGTAACTCGGCGACGGGACGATCTCCGATGGCTGAACGCAGTCATCGGTCCTTCTGACGAGGAGGGAGCGTATGCGACTGGCAGCACGCATGGCGCGTTTAGGGACGGAGACAGCTTTCGATGTCCTGGTCCGCGCTCGCGAACTAGAGCGGCAGGGGCGAGAGATCATCCACCTGGAGTTGGGCGAACCGGATTTTCTCACTCCGGAGCCCATTATTGAAGCGGCCTATCGCGCCTTGAAAGACGGATGGACGAAGTACGGTCCTTCGGCGGGACTCCTGCCGTTGCGCGAGGCGATTGCGGACGAGGTCTCACGACGACGCGGTATTTCCGTCACCCCAGATCAGGTCGTCGTCACGCCGGGAGCGAAACCCATCATTTTCTTCTCGATCCTCGCCCTCATAGATGAAGGCGATGAGGTGATCTATCCGAATCCTGGATTCCCGATCTATGAGTCGATGATCAACTACGTGGGGGGAGTGCCCGTGCCGATCCCCCTTCGCGAAGAACGCGATTTCGCCCTCGATGTGGAAGAGCTGATCAGCAAGATCACGCCGCGGACTCGGATGATCATCTTGAATTCCCCCCACAATCCGACCGGGGGCGTGCTCGGATACGACGACCTGAAAGCCATTGCGGAAGCCGTTGTGGATCGAGACCTCATGATCCTGTCGGACGAGATCTACAGTCGCATCGTCTTCGAGAGCGAGCACGTGAGCATCGCGCAATTTCCGGGGATGTTGGAGAAGACGATCATCCTCGATGGCTTCTCCAAAGCGTATGCGATGACGGGATGGCGATTGGGCTACGGGGTCATGCGGGCGGATTTGGCGGCGCAGATCGCGAAGTTGCAAACGAATTCGACGTCCTGTACAGCCTCGTTCGTGCAGATAGCGGGCATCGAAGCGTTGCGGGGCGATCAAACGCCCGTCGCTGAGATGGTCGCCGAATTTCGGCGTCGGCGAGATCGCATCGTGGAGGGATTGAACGCCATCGAAGGCTTCTCCTGCCGAATGCCGAAGGGCGCGTTTTACGTCTTCCCCAATATCACGCGGACGGGATGGACGTCGAAAGCGCTGGCCGATTACCTGCTCGAAGAAGCGGGCGTCGCGTGCTTGGCGGGGACGGCCTTCGGGCAGCATGGGGAGGGATACATTCGCTTCTCCTACGCCAATTCCCTGGAGAATATCGAACGCGCGCTTGAACGCATCGCGCGCGCGATGGCGAAGGCGCGAGCCGCCGCATGAGGCCGGAAGATCCGGGGGAGGTGAGTCGCGGTGAAGCAGGTCTTGACCGAGTATCTCGGAAAGACGATCGAGATCCACTACGGGGGGCCTTCTGCCGTCCGAGGGATATTGGAGGAGATCGTCGATGGCGTCGCGCGATTGAAGGACGAGGAGGGGATAACCTTCTACGTTGCGCTCGATAAGATCCGCGCCTTTTGGGAAGTTCGCGAGAAGGAGAAACCGCTCGGCTTCGTCGTGAAGTGAGCGATCAGCGCTCCGGACATTCGACGCGAAATCGCTCTTCGGCAGAAGCCGCGATCGCCCGACCGGATGCCGCTTCGTGGCGAATGAAGTTGATCAGAGCGTCGCGAATCGTCATTCCGGTTGGGATGACAGTTCGCGCCGTGGCGAGCATCGCATACCCACCCCCTCCTTGATGGAGGTAGTCGGACGTCGCGAGCCGATAGATCGCGTGTGGTTCGATCGGGCGACCATCCACTGAAGCAGTTTTCAGCTCTCCTCGACATGCGACGATGTGAACACCGGAGAGGGCATCGGTGACGCGCTCGTTCCCACGGGCGACCAAATGGCGAATGAGGGCCAGAAGCGTCTCGCCGGAGATCTCCAACACGACGATCTGATTTTCGAAGGGCATGACCTCATAAATCGTCCCGAGCGTGATCTTCCCGCGCGGGATCGGGCGCCGCAAGCCGCCAGAATTTTGTAATGCAGCGTGAATGGGCTCACCAGTGATCTGCTCCGCCGTGCGCCGGATCACATCGGCCACGAAGGCCCCGAGCGATCCTCCACCGAGGCCTTTGATTAAATCCTGATCTGCTCGTCCAATGACGGTGCGCATCTCCGCGCGAAGGCGTTCCCCATAACGAGCGACCAAGTCTTTGACCGTTTTGTCCTCTCCTGCGCTCGCATCCACGCGAATGGGCGCGGGCTTGATTCGAATGTCGGCCGTCGGGGGCTGAGGGGCTTGGGCGAAGGCGCTCCAGCCCCCCACCAGCAGCAGAAGCGTTGCCGCAAGGCTCCATCGCTTTCGCCTCGTAATCTCCGACATCCGCACGTTCGACTTCTCCCGGCCCAAAGTATACCACACGATTCCTCACTCCGGAGGAGTTTTGGTATAGTGCCGAAGCTATGGCGTTGCCGATGAAGATCGTCGCCTCGGTGATGGAGTCAAGGCCGGCGCTCGCGCTCATAGAGCAAGTCAGTGCCGTCGCCGATGGGGTCGAGCTGCGCTTGGATGCGCTTGGGATTTCCCCGGCCGAGGATCTGACTTCGGTGATCGCCTCGGCCATCGGTGCGACGTCGAAGCCGATCATTCTGACCTATCGGCCGCGCGAGGAGGGAGGACAAGCTGAAGCTTCGCTCTCGGAGCGTCTGTCGTTCTGGTCGAGGGTGCTCGCGTGGACGGAACGTCGAGCGGACGTGCGAGCGCGCCTCTTCTACGATTGGGAGGTGGATTTGGCCGAAGCGTTCCTACAGCTAGCGCCTCCCGTGAGAGCGCTTCCTTGGGAGCGAGTGATCGCCTCGCACCATCGGGATGAAGCGAGGCCTGAGGCGGTCGAAGCGATGTATGCGCGCTTGAGCGCGCTGCCGGCGCGCGTGTTGAAGCTCGCCATCTTCGCCCGCGATATCGGAGACTCGCTCATTATCTTTCGCTTGCTCGAGCGCGCTCGACGGGAGGGACGAACGCTCGTGGGAATTGCGATGGGGATGGCTGGGCTCATCACGCGCATTCTGGGTGTGGCTTACGGAAGCGCCTTCACCTACGGAGCAGCAGTCGCCGGACGCGAAGCCGCTCCTGGACAGATTCCCGTCGCAGATCTGCGGACGCTCTATCGCGTCGCAGAGATCGGGCGGCAAACGATGGTCGTGGGCGTGATCGGGCATCCGATCGGCCATTCGCTCTCGCCGCTCATCCATAATACGGGATTTCAGGCGCTCAGATTGGATTTCGTCTATGTGCCGCTTGAAGTGGCGGCGCTGGATCGCTTCATGCGGGATTTCGTGCGACCGGAGACCCGACAGCTCTCATGGCCGTTGCGCGGCCTGAGCGTCACAATTCCTCATAAGGTCGCGGTGATGGAGTTCGTGGAGGACGTGGATCCCTTGGCGCGGCGTGTCGGAGCCGTGAATACGCTCGTCGTCGAGGGCGAGCGACTGCGGGGGTATAACACCGATGTCGCTGGGGGAACGGAGCCGCTTCGCGAGCGCATCGCGCTCAAGGGAGCGCGCGTGGCCATCGTCGGTGCTGGGGGAGCAGCGCGCGCCCTCGCTTACGGCGTGCGTGAATATGGCGCGCGCGTCTTGCTCTTCGGACGACGTTGGGAACGCGTTCGAGAATTGGCGGAAGAAGTTGGCGCGGACGCTCACGTCCTTGATGAATTGGCGACCTGTGCCTTCGACGTGTTGATCAATGCGACGCCTGTAGGGATGGCTGGATATCCGGAGCAAGAGGTGATCCCGGAATCCGCTCTGCGCCATCGGCCCTTGGTCTACGATCTCGTTTACAATCCCGCAGAGACGCCGCTGCTTCGTCGCGCGAGGCGTATGGGCTGTCCCGTTCTCTCAGGCGTCGAGATGTTCCTTCGCCAAGCGGCTGAACAATTTCGGCTCTGGACGGGTGCGGAGCCGCCGCTTGATGTCATGAGAGCGCGTATGTATACTGCTTTGCGTTGAACAGCCGAGCGAGTGAGAGGGATGAACGACGATGATCGAGATCAGAGTACCAGGTTCGACGTCTAATCTCGGGGCCGGATTCGATACGCTCGGGCTCGCGCTCCGCGTGTATTTGAAAGTTCGCGTGGAGAAGTTGAACGCGAGCGCGACAGCGCATCAGGTGACGGTGGAAGGTGTGGATGCATCGCTTATTCCTTCGAACGAGGAGAATCTCATCGTGCGAGCGATGCACTTTGCGGGAGAGCGAGAGGGTGTCGCTGTCCCCAAAGTCCGCCTGTGGATCGAGAATCATATTCCGGTTGCGCGCGGGCTTGGGGGAAGTGGTGCCGCCGTCGTCGCTGGACTGACGGCCTTTGAGGCGATGACCGGGCGCGTCCTCAGCGAGGAGAAGCTATTGGCCTATGCTTACGAACTCGAAGGCCATGCCGACAATGTGACGCCTTCGGTCGTCGGATCCCTCGTTTTGACCTGCCACACCGAGGATGGCAAGGTGCGATACCTGCAGGCCGAATGGCCTCGCGAATTGAAGATCGTCGCGGTCGTCCCGAACGTCCCGCTGGCCACGGAGACAGCGCGGAGCATCTTGCCGGAGCGAATTCCGCTCCAGGACGTAGTCTTCAATCTCCAGCGCGCGGCGCTCTTTTGGCCAGCTC includes:
- a CDS encoding protein-disulfide reductase DsbD family protein; protein product: MKRREIFGLSLMLVALAFIASAQIHQGRRIVTPRLVADVATVQPGRAFTVGLYFQIEPGWHIYWENSGDAGLPIRVAWALPEGFRVSPLRWPTPRRYTESGGMTAFGYQDEAMVLATVTPPASLPGESVVLEATANWLVCKEVCLPGTAKLQLTLPIGRVEPSAEAELIARFERAVPQPMDRSPIRVVKVEWVPQDARRGTLRLELVGQAAAQEFFPRRLKGATIQHGGVRVSGRSILIPMELEAEQALGNAISGVVVTERGAYELRAALGSVFVPIASERVESAKPTPAESVTRDETSEPEVVPDGSAAGGTNWLSLPFRVRGQEERSHSLAMILLLALLGGIILNITPCVLPVLSIKILGFVHQAGEDHRRVRLMGMSFAAGVLVSLWALALIVIALRATGEQVGWGFQFQSPTFVVAISTVVFIFALNLLGVFEFRSPSVRTRWLEKPGLVGAFFNGVLATTLATPCTAPFLGTAVGFAFAQPGRIIVLVFTAIAVGLALPYVVLSWHPQWLRFVPRPGMWMVRFKQAMGFLLLGALLWLLDVLGSQLGVEAVIWTSVFLLFVAIAAWMIGQLEPHVSVRRRWGTWGLAAALVIGGYVWAFEKELQWREARALASEESATASAEEIEWKPFSLADIERRVRRGETVFIDFTADWCWNCKVNERTVLHSEAVRRKMRELRVTAIRADWTNRNPEITQMLNKFGRSGVPFYVIFPAGRLTEPITLPELLTPGLVIRALEEAGPSRVAGG
- the aroE gene encoding shikimate dehydrogenase, producing MALPMKIVASVMESRPALALIEQVSAVADGVELRLDALGISPAEDLTSVIASAIGATSKPIILTYRPREEGGQAEASLSERLSFWSRVLAWTERRADVRARLFYDWEVDLAEAFLQLAPPVRALPWERVIASHHRDEARPEAVEAMYARLSALPARVLKLAIFARDIGDSLIIFRLLERARREGRTLVGIAMGMAGLITRILGVAYGSAFTYGAAVAGREAAPGQIPVADLRTLYRVAEIGRQTMVVGVIGHPIGHSLSPLIHNTGFQALRLDFVYVPLEVAALDRFMRDFVRPETRQLSWPLRGLSVTIPHKVAVMEFVEDVDPLARRVGAVNTLVVEGERLRGYNTDVAGGTEPLRERIALKGARVAIVGAGGAARALAYGVREYGARVLLFGRRWERVRELAEEVGADAHVLDELATCAFDVLINATPVGMAGYPEQEVIPESALRHRPLVYDLVYNPAETPLLRRARRMGCPVLSGVEMFLRQAAEQFRLWTGAEPPLDVMRARMYTALR
- the thrB gene encoding homoserine kinase, which codes for MIEIRVPGSTSNLGAGFDTLGLALRVYLKVRVEKLNASATAHQVTVEGVDASLIPSNEENLIVRAMHFAGEREGVAVPKVRLWIENHIPVARGLGGSGAAVVAGLTAFEAMTGRVLSEEKLLAYAYELEGHADNVTPSVVGSLVLTCHTEDGKVRYLQAEWPRELKIVAVVPNVPLATETARSILPERIPLQDVVFNLQRAALFWPALVHRRFELVREAMRDRVHQPYRQGLVPGLTEVLQLRDIDGLVGVALSGAGPTVIAIASSNFQKIAEELQACFERNGVSTEALILDVDTTGRTVSRSEIEEGM
- a CDS encoding 5'-nucleotidase C-terminal domain-containing protein, which encodes MSEITRRKRWSLAATLLLLVGGWSAFAQAPQPPTADIRIKPAPIRVDASAGEDKTVKDLVARYGERLRAEMRTVIGRADQDLIKGLGGGSLGAFVADVIRRTAEQITGEPIHAALQNSGGLRRPIPRGKITLGTIYEVMPFENQIVVLEISGETLLALIRHLVARGNERVTDALSGVHIVACRGELKTASVDGRPIEPHAIYRLATSDYLHQGGGGYAMLATARTVIPTGMTIRDALINFIRHEAASGRAIAASAEERFRVECPER
- a CDS encoding pyridoxal phosphate-dependent aminotransferase, encoding MRLAARMARLGTETAFDVLVRARELERQGREIIHLELGEPDFLTPEPIIEAAYRALKDGWTKYGPSAGLLPLREAIADEVSRRRGISVTPDQVVVTPGAKPIIFFSILALIDEGDEVIYPNPGFPIYESMINYVGGVPVPIPLREERDFALDVEELISKITPRTRMIILNSPHNPTGGVLGYDDLKAIAEAVVDRDLMILSDEIYSRIVFESEHVSIAQFPGMLEKTIILDGFSKAYAMTGWRLGYGVMRADLAAQIAKLQTNSTSCTASFVQIAGIEALRGDQTPVAEMVAEFRRRRDRIVEGLNAIEGFSCRMPKGAFYVFPNITRTGWTSKALADYLLEEAGVACLAGTAFGQHGEGYIRFSYANSLENIERALERIARAMAKARAAA